Proteins encoded within one genomic window of Leucoraja erinacea ecotype New England chromosome 24, Leri_hhj_1, whole genome shotgun sequence:
- the LOC129708867 gene encoding protein phosphatase 1 regulatory subunit 15B: protein MWTCPPAIVWKLKIKFCPSEMRSGQVVMMTLRMIQMKRKPALPYPDLSVPIKLSPIFMGSQDSDEDDDSEDGESDWDDDGFDSDGSSELSDSDENEILWNSLVNFSDPYNLLNFQASIKTRHKLETRTVLESSNPQQPVLCFPNLKDAEERMDSGFSDESQNQLPLQRKCRKKVAFDEHVTEYYVSSEEVRKGPWEECARDRCRFQKRIKETEECIGCCFTLEHRRTVLKRMQLGSS, encoded by the exons ATGTGGACTTGCCCTCCTGCAATCGTTTGGAAATTGAAGATAAAATTCTGCCCTTCGGAGATGAGGAGTGGACAAGTAGTGATGATGACACTGAGGATGATTCAGATGAAGAGGAAACCAGCCCTTCCATATCCAGACCTCAGTGTGCCAATAAAACTATCGCCTATATTTATGGGAAGCCAGGATAGTGATGAAGATGATGACAGTGAGGATGGGGAGAGTGACTGGGACGATGATGGATTTGATAGCGATGGAAGTTCTGAACTCTCGGACAGTGACGAAAATGAaattctctggaactctttagTAAATTTCTCTGATCCGTACAACCTGTTGAACTTTCAAGCTTCTATTAAAACTCGACACAAGTTAGAAACTAGAACTGTATTGGAGTCCAGTAATCCCCAGCAACCTGTGTTGTGCTTCCCCAACTTAAAAGATGctgaggagagaatggacagTGGGTTTTCAGATGAGTCACAGAACCAGCTGCCTCTACaaagaaaatgcaggaaaaag GTTGCCTTTGATGAGCATGTCACAGAATATTACGTGAGCAGCGAGGAGGTCCGTAAAGGTCCTTGGGAAGAGTGTGCCCGAGATCGCTGCCGCTTCCAGAAGCGAATCAAGGAAACTGAAGAATGTATTGGCTGTTGTTTTACCCTTGAACACCGACGGACAGTGCTGAAGAGAATGCAGCTGGGCAGCTCGTGA